The nucleotide sequence ccagcattttgggaggccgaggcaggcggatcacgaggtcaggagatcaagaccatcctggctaacacggtgaaaccccgtctctactaaaaatacaaaaaattagccggcgcggtggcgggcgcctgtagtcccagctactcgggaggctgaggcaggagaatggcgtgaacccgggaggtggagcttgcagtgagctgagatcgcgccactgcactccagcatgggtgacagagcgagactccgtctcaaaaaaaaaaaaaaaaaaaaaaaaaaatacaatcaggTCAACAGACAGGGTGGCAGGTAAGGATCCAAGGGCTCCTGGAAGACTCTCCACTGCCCACAAGCTGGGGACCTCTCTCCGCTACATCTAGATGATGTCCAAGAAGTGGTCCACATTTGCCAGCCCTTTCTTGGGTTCTTACAGGCATTTGGTGTGCCTTCCAATAGACTTCATCTTTCTAAGTAACGTGAGAATGCCCACTTACTGGAACCCTACCGAGCGAGCTTTGGAGTGTTACTTAAATTTAGTATttgaaggccgggtgtggtgactaacacctgtaattccagcactttggtaggccaaggcagggggatcacaaggtcaggagatcaagaccatcctggccaacatggtgaaaccgtttctactaaaatacaaaaattagccaggcatggtagtgcatgcctgtagtcccagctacttgggaggccgaggcagaagaatggcttgaacccgggaggcagagactgcagtgagccaagatggcgccactgcactccagcctaggcgacagagcaagacttggctcatgcctgtaatcccagcgctctgggaggccaaggcaggtggatcatgaggtcaggagattgagaccatcctggctaacacgcggtgaaaccccatctctacttaaaaaaaaacgaaaaaattagctgggtgtggtggtgggtgcctgtagtcccagctacccaggaggctgaggcaggagaatggtatgaacctgggaggcagagcatgcagtgagccgagatcacaccactgcactccagcctgggtgacagagcaagactccgcctcaaaaaaaaaatttagtatttggaaacaaaaattagcctatgATTAGAATTTACCAAGGAGATAATTCAGTAGCTTATGGAAGATTGGCTGCTACTCACATcttggctacagagcaagacaccTACATGGAATATATGAGCAAGAATTTTGGCCatcaggccgggtgcggcggctcaagcctgtaatcccagcactttgggaggccgagacgggcggatcacaaggtcaggagatcaagaccattatggctaacacggtgaaaccccgtctctactaaaaaacacaaaaaactagcccggcgtggtggcggcgcctgtagtcccagctactcgggaggcggagcttgcagtgagccgagatcgcgccactgcactccagcctgggcgacagagggagactccgtctcaaaaaaaaaaaaaaaaaaaaagaattttggccATTTTGGGAAAGGGTATTGGTTATCAGGGTTTCACTGAGGATGGTGGATCTGCTCCTGAGTTTCCAGAAGCTGCCATTCTGGCTTTTTAGTTACAAGTTACTGTTAGTTTGGTTTCATCATTATTAATTTAGTTTGTTGCATGTTTGGTTTACCCTGCAGTAGGTAAGGATGCATGTTTGCTGCCACAGTGTTCTGGTCTATAATTTTCCCTGGAACTGGGAAACATGTGCTCTCTAAAAcctgtttttgttgctgtttttcctttggttttgttttctctagGGGAAAGTGGAGGAGGGTGGCCCCAAGTGCCTGCCTTTGCTTGAATGATTGTGGCCTGGTTTAGAAGAGTGGTCTTTTAAGTGTGAgggcagaaataaaatattataacttgtatttttgttttggtgcatactttctaattttctgtgtttcatAATGTACACAGAAGTGGGTTTTCCAAATTTTGTGCTATCAAAATGTTAGGAGataaggcctggtgtggtggctcacatctgtaatcccagcagtttgagaggccaaggcaggaggattgcttgagcccaggagtttgagaccagctggagcaaatggtgagaccttgtctctacaaaaaataattttaaaaattagccaggtgtgatggtgcccacctgtggtcccagctacttgggaggcagaggcaggaggactgcttgagcttgggaggtccaggctacaTGAGCTAtatgtaattgcaccactgcacttcagcctgggcgacagagagggaccctgtctccaaaaaaaaaaaaaaaaaaaaaaaaaaaaaagttaggagaCAACTGACAACTGAGACAGAGTAGACTGGGAGGGACTGTTTGAGGCAGTGAGCACTATATCTGGTGCAGCCACTAACTTGCTGTGTCCTCGGCTGCACAAATCACTTCTGGGCTTAAGTTTTCATATGAAAACTGAAGATGCTTCTGGTAGCTCTCAGCACCTTCCAGTTCTGTTGTCTATAGCGGGGCTTGTGTGATTCATGGAGGACACCAGGTAGGACCTCAAGGTGAGAGGggtggaaagagaaggaagggtgACAGCAAGCTGAAGGGGTCCCAGGCCTTCAGGATTTTCCCCGGGACCTTGCTCTCTTGTCCCCAGGTGCGCCAAGTTGCTGCTGGAAGCGGGAGCGACGGTGAACCTGGCGGCAGGCGAGAGCCAGGAGACGGCCCTGCATGTGGCGGCGGCGCGCGGCCTGGAGCAGCATGTGGCTCTGTACCTGGAGCATGGCGCCGACGTGGGCCTGCGCACCAGCCAGGGCGAGACGGCACTAAACGCGGCGTGCGCTGGGGCCGAGGGCCCAGGCAGCTGCAGGCGGCACCAGGTTGCGGCGCGCCGGCTCCTGGAAGCTGGAGCTGATGCCCGGGCCGCTGGGCGCAAGCGCCACACGCCGCTGCACAACGCCTGTGCCAACGGCTGCGGGGGCCTGGCCGAGCTGCTGCTTCGCCATGGGGCCCGGGCTGAGGTCCCCAATGGGGCGGGCCACACGCCCATGGACTGTGCGCTGCAGGCCGTCCAGGACGCCCCCAACTGGGAGCCCGAGGTCCTCTTCGCCGCACTGCTCGACTACGGGGCTCAGCCTGTGCGCCCTGAGGTGAGGTGTGCTGGGAGACCGAGATAGGAAGCTCCTGTGTAGGGGAGCCCACGGCTGGAACTACTCAGCCTCTGGGGAAGAGAGAGGGTCCAAGAGACTGAAAGCCCGCCCTCAGTGGCCAGGGGGCTGTCCCCAGCttgggagggggagagaggattCCGGGAGAGAGTCCAAAGGAGGGAAGAGCCCCAGAGGAAAACTGGGGCCAAAAGGTTTGAGCACTTGAGGGTGTAGACAGAGgcacagaaaagggaagagagactCAGATCTTAGCCCCCAGATTAGGCTAGGATTGGCCATGTGGGTTAGGTGAGACTTGGGTCTGCCCTTGGCTGGGGGAGGCATGTGCCCAATACCCTCTTTTAACCCCTAGATGCTGAAACACTGTGCCAACTTCCCTCGGGCCCTGGAAGTCCTGCTTAATGCCTATCCTTGTGTCCCATCCTGTGAGACCTGGGTGGAGGCGGTGCTCCCAGAACTGTGGAAGGTATGTCTGCCTCAGGGCCgagatggggaggagggatgAGCCACAGGTCTATTCCTTCAGGATCAGCGTCATGGAGGGAGCAGCAGGAGGGTCCCTGGGTAGAGAGGATGGGTAGAGTGGCACCCCTGAGTTTCAGGGTTCCCCCTCCCCCTGGTACCCCAGGCTGACCCCCTAACTCCACacacctctcctgcctccctcactTGCATCAGCACAGACATTTATCTGGCATCTCTAACTTGGTGGGCACTGTACTAGCCTCTCTGGGGTGGGAGTGCGTGCAAACATAGTGAAGACCCTTCCCTGAAGTGGAGCCCCAGCCCCCATTATCACTGCAGGGCCTCTATGGTTCTGAATCTGAGTCCTTTGAGACACACGAAACACCCAGGTGGGTGCATGCTGCAAAATCCCAGGACCCTCACCACTGGGTTGCCCCCAGATGGTAGGGTAAGAGTCATCTGACCCTCTTTTACTCCTGGCCTAGGAGCACGAAGCCTTCTACAGCTCGGCCCTGTGCATGGTGAACCAGCCAAGGCGGCTGCAGCACCTGGCCCGACTAGCTGTGCGCGCTCGGTTGGGAAGCCGCTGCCGGCAGGATGCCACCCGGCTGCCACTGCCCCCGCTCCTCAGGGACTACCTGCTGTTGCGTGTGGAGGGGCGCATCCAGTGAGCCCCATGTCAGGCTGTCCCATGGTGTGTTCTGCCCTTCCCACCTGTTCCCGCCTCCAACCCCGGAGGACCAGTTCCtggccctcttttcttttttttctttttcttttttttttgagacagagtctcactctgtcgcccaggctggagtgcagtggggctatctcggctcactgcaacctctgccacctaggttcaagcgattcttgtgccccagccttccaagtagctgggactacaggcgtgagtcaccacacctggcttttttttgagacgaagtctcgatgttgtccaggctggagtgccgtgacacgatcttcgctcactgtaagctccgccccccgggttcacgctattctcctgcctcagcctcccgagtagctgggactacaggcgatcaccaccacgcctggctaattattttgtatttttagtagagatggggtttcacagtgttcaccaggatggtctcgatctcctgacctcgagatccgcccactttggcctcccaaagtgctgggattacagtcgtgagccactgcgcccggcctaatttttgtattttcagtagagagggtctcaccatgttggccaggctgttctcgcactgacctcaggtgatccacctgccctggcctcccaaagtgttgggataacaggcatgagccactgcggccagccaCCTGCCCCTCTTTTCTGTACTCCACGTGCTGTCCTGGTCCACTTCATCCCTCCATGGGCTTCTTGAGACACCTGCTGAACTCTAACCGGACCTGAGCTTCAGACCCTCTCTCCAGCAGGAAGGGCTGCAGACTCTGGCCTGTTCCCAAACTCGGCCTttacctccctcctcctcctgtgttgaccagcctggccaacatggtgaaaccctgtctctactaaaaatacaaaaattagccgggcatggtggcggacgcctgtaattccagctactcaggaggctgaggcaggagaatcacttgaacctgggaggcggaggttgcagtgagccaagatcgcatcaccgtactccagcctgggcaacagagtgggactcggtcttaaaaaaaaaaacaaaaggccgggtgcggtggctcaagcctgtaatcccagcactttgggaggccgagacgggtggatcacgaggtcaggagatggagaccatcctggctaacatggtgaaaccccgtctctactaaaaaaaatacaaaaaaacggccgagcgcggtggctcacgcctgtaatcccagcactttgggaggccgaggcgggcggatcacaaggtcaggagatcgagaccacggtgaaaccccgtctctactaaaaatacaaaaaattagccgggcgcggttgtgggcacctgtagtcccagctactcgggaggctgaggcaggagaatggcgtgaacccgggaggcggagcttgcagtgagccgagatcgcgccactgcactccagcatgggtgacagagcgagactccgtctcaaaaaaaaaaaaaaaaaaaaaaaaaaaaaaaaaaaaaaaaaaactagccgggcgtggtggcgggcacctgtagtcccagttactcagaggctgaggcaggagaatggcatgaacctgggagatggagcttgcagtgagctgagatccagccactgcactccagcctgggcgatagagcgagactccgtctcaaaaaaaaaaaaaaaaaaaaaaaaaaaaaaaaaaaaaaattagccaggcgtggtggcgcatgcctgtagtcccagctacttaggaggctgagacaggagaattgcttgaacccgggaggtggaggttgcagtaagccgagaccacgctattgcattccagcctgggcaacaagagcgaaacgctgtctcaaaaaacaaaacaaaacaaaacaaaacaaaaacaactcagtAAAACAGAGCCTCTAGCCTCTGCCAAATTATCTGGCCTTCtgacttcccttcttccttccaagGTTCATCTCCAGCCTTAGTAAACAAGTCACCAGTTGCTGGATGTGACCTGCTCCTCTTTGCTTTCAGGTTTTGCATGCGTTATTCCCACTGCTTGAAATACTCTTCCACATTTTTTGGTCTGGTCAAGGCTGATTTGGCCCTGAGGACTCAGTTCCAATAGCACGTCTCTGCAGAGCCCTCCTTGGTACTTATTTAAGTGCCTGTGTCTGTCTCAACTAGGCTGAGATTGGAACTGTATTTCTTGAACGGGTATTTTGGTAAATGACTGTAGAAGGAGGAACATCCATGAGCCTGGGGTCCATCTATGTGCTCCCTCCGTCCCCAAGTGATGAATGGTGTCTTAAACAGTGGTCACCACATATGGTCTCTGAGGGCCCAGCCACCAACTGCCCAAATCCCCCAACTTCTTCCTCTTGTCCCAGAGTCAAAAGTACCACAATACAGCTTTTGGAAGAAGCTTTTCAAAGCAAGCCAGTTTTTATGAGTGCAAATAAATGATTAGTGCATGAAATGAAAGTACGGATGTTGTTTGGTTTAAATGTGACAGAGGTGCCCATCATTCCATGTTCATTCCCCACCTCCTGGTGCTCTTCTGTGGTTTTCAGGTTTTCTGCATTGAGCAAAtgttacaagaaaaacacaagggccaggtgctgtgtagtcccagctacaagggaggctgaggcaggaggatcactggaccccaggagttggagaccagcctgggcaacacactgagaCACTGTCCcgaaaacaattttgtttttttttttgagacagggcctctctctgttgcccaggttggagtgtggtggcatgatcaccgctcactgcagcctcaacctcccacactcaagcaatactcccagctcagcctcccaagtagctgggactacaggcatgcaccatcacgggtctcactatgttgctgaggctggggggaaaaaaaaaggcccagcacggtggctcatgcctgtaatcccagcactttgggaggccaaggaggggcagatcacttgagtccaagagtttgagaccagcctgggcaacataacaagatcctgtttctggaaattaaaaaaaaagaaaacacaaaatacttagccaggtgtggtggtgcagacggtggtcccagctactcaggaggctgaggtgggaggatcgcatgagcccaggaagcagaggtcacAGAGAGCTGAGGTcacagcaagctgagattgtgccactgcactccagcctgggcgacagagtgagaccccatctcaaaataaataaataaataaaaataacagaaacacaAATCCCCTCACAGACCCAGAACCTATAGTACCTATCACAGGAGGGAACTGGGGAGGGGCTCCCAGCAGTCTTCTCCTTAGTCAGCAGTCTTTTTGCTGAGGGATCCTGGGGTCTCCAGTCCCATTACCAGTTGGAGTTACACAGTGGAGACAGGGATGCAAAGTCCTGGGGTTGGCCTCCTGCTGCAGCTGCCCAACCTTCCCTCCTCCAGGAGAACTGTTATCTGTGGGATTCCATTTCATCAACACAAAGACAGTTTTTTTTACCTTGCTATGCAGAATGCAACACCCCGTTTCTGGATGAAATTTGTGC is from Macaca thibetana thibetana isolate TM-01 chromosome 16, ASM2454274v1, whole genome shotgun sequence and encodes:
- the ASB16 gene encoding ankyrin repeat and SOCS box protein 16, whose protein sequence is MARETFPFTSSTLRSLRLQREWLEWEDRRRAAAQQCRSRRCPSSPRARLTRPHRSCRDPAVHHALFSGDLQQVQALFQDEEAANMIVETVSNQLAWSAEQGFWVLTPKTKQTAPLAIATARGYTDCARHLIRQGAELDARVGGRTALHEACARAQLDCVRLLLTFGAKANVLTEEGMTPLHLCTIPESLQCAKLLLEAGATVNLAAGESQETALHVAAARGLEQHVALYLEHGADVGLRTSQGETALNAACAGAEGPGSCRRHQVAARRLLEAGADARAAGRKRHTPLHNACANGCGGLAELLLRHGARAEVPNGAGHTPMDCALQAVQDAPNWEPEVLFAALLDYGAQPVRPEMLKHCANFPRALEVLLNAYPCVPSCETWVEAVLPELWKEHEAFYSSALCMVNQPRRLQHLARLAVRARLGSRCRQDATRLPLPPLLRDYLLLRVEGRIQ